One Trichormus variabilis 0441 genomic window, ATGCCATCAGTTGAGACTAATTCCCCTGGATGGGTGTGAATCTCAAACACTTGAGCATCTTGAGGTGATGACCCTCCCAACTCTTTTGGCCATCGCACGTAGGCTTGTTGTAAATGCACTTTTGCTTGGTTCACGGCGGCTATGGCGCGATTAACTTCGGCTTTAGCAGCTTCTACATCTACGCCACGAACTTCGGTGATTTGTGTTAACGTGGCTTTGGCTTGTTGCAGTTGTTGTTGGCTGGTGGTTTGGATGCGCTGCAAGTCCGCTTGGGCTTCTTGGAGGGTTTTTTGGGCAGTTTCTAAGTTTAAGCGCTTGCGATCGCCTTCAGACGCGGAAACGGCTCCTTGTTGATACAGTGCTTGATAGCGTTGGTTTTCGGCTGTGGCGTTTTTGACTTCGGCTTGCAATCGCGCTACAGTAGCTAGTTGTGCCGCAATATTACCTCTACCTTCCGCCTCTAACTTGGCAATTGTGGCTTGTTGTGCCGCAATTTCTCCGCCTTTCGCTCCAGCTTGGGTACGGTTAAGGTTGGCTTGGGCTACTTTTACTTGTTCTTGGGCTTCTTTTAAAGCCGCTTCTAAGCGATCGCGGCTATCTAAAATCGCAATTAATTGTCCCGGTTTTACCCTATCCCCCTCTTTGACTAACAATTGTTCTACCCGACTACCTTCACTGGATGTAGTCGCCGAGAGTTTAATCACTTTCCCCTTTGGTTCAATTCGTCCTAAAGCTGTAACCGTTTTTAGCTCTGGTAACAATGCCCCCGGTGCTTGTACCTTTTGGTTAGATGCTTCCCGAAAATTTAAACCTATATAAAAACTGATTCCTATGGCAACAAACGATGCAAAACAAGCTAAAAAAATCGCTGGACGTAAAATCGATTGAGGAGAAATTGAACGGTCGAGCTTTGAATTCTGCACAATCGCTTACCTTTGTAGCAATTTCAACTTCGCTGACTCAAATCGAATTTTATTAAGTTTGTCAGTTGTCAGTAGTCAGTTGTCAGTAGTCATTGGTCAATAGTCCATAGTCCATAGTTATTCTTCTCTGCTCCCCTTACACCCTTACACCCTTACACCCTTACACCCTTACACCCCGTCTATCTTCAATTTCATAACTGATACATCTACTCGATATCTGATCTGAGATATACAAAACTAAACTGTATAGTTATATAATATGATTATACTAAACCGATTAGTTTAGTCAATAGTTATTTTAGTCATTGATTTGGACTACAGACTCAATTAATACTTCTACGGATTATTGAAAAATGGCACGCCCAAAGATTGGGGAAACAGATCGTTCAAATTCTACCGATAAAGTCGAGAAGATTCTGCAAGGTGCGATGCAGGAATTTTTAGCCCACGGCTATGCTGCCACTAGTATGGATAAAGTAGCGGAAGCTGCTGGAGTTTCCAAAGCAACAGTATATAGCCACTTTCAGGATAAAGAAGGTTTATTTAAAGCATTAATAGAGAAACTGGCCAAAAAACGCTTTCAGAAAATTTTGGGAACCCAAGCCTTGCAAGGGGAACCTTATATAGTGCTGAGAAGGTTAGCGAAAACCGCCTTACATCAAATGATAGACGATCCAGAATATCAGTCATTTGAGCGCTTGTTGATTGGTGAGTCGGCACGTTTTCCAGGGTTAGCGCAAATTTTTATCGGTAGCATCGCCAAGCCAGCCATAGAAACCATTAGTAAATATATAGCTTCCCGTCCTGAACTCAACATCCCCGATCCAGAAGCCACAGCCAGAATTTTGATTGGATCATTAGTGCATTTTGTGATGACACAAGAGATTATGCACGGTAAAGATATTATGCCAATGGAGAGCGATCGCCTCATCGATGCCTTGACCCACCTCATTATTAACTGTGCCGAGTAAGCTTTTAATTTAGGATTTTTTTAGTAATTATGTACTATAATATACTGGTATTCAAAAGCTGAAATACAAATTTTCTATCGAACTACTGTATGTTAAATGACGGCAAAAAATCCCCAATAAACCAAGCTAACGCTCTTTATCGACATGGTGACGTTTTGCTGAGGCGGATTAATAGCATTCCCAATGCTGCCCAAAAACGAGTAGGTACGACTCTGGCTCATGGTGAAGTGACAGGACACAGCCATCGTATAAGGGAATCTCATGGTGTGCAGTTGTGGGTACATGGTAGCGAGATGTTTCTAGAAGTTAAACAAGCCAGTGCTACCTTAATTCATGAAGAACACCGAGCCATTGAATTACCCCAAGGGCTATACCGCGTTTGGAGACAACGGGAATACCGTCCTGATGCTTACGTAGAGGTAGAAGATTAATGCTGAACATGATGTCAGGGGGGCGTATCCCCAAGAAGCGATCGCCACAACCTCCCCAAGAAAATCATCAGCCTGTATCGCCGCAACTGGGGCGAAAACTCATCCTTGAACACCGTGCATGGGAGGGGATACGCGTTTTGGGGCATCTGGATTTAAGCGGTGCGACAGAGCTTTACAATCTACCAGAAAATCTCACCTGTGAAAGTCTAGATATTAGTGGCTGTGTAAACCTAGTCAATCTTCCCCCTGGTCTCCATGTCACCCGTTGGATTGAGTTGGCTGGAAGTGGAATTACAAGTTTAGGGGTGGGACATGGTTTCGTGTTGCGTTGGCGAGGTGTCGAGGTAAACGATTACATAGCCTTTGAATCTCAGTCCATCACCGGGCAAGATATTCTCAAAATAGAGAACGTTGAGTTACGGCGGGTGCTAATTGAGCGTCTGGGATACGAAACATTTTTACAGCAAGTGGGGGGATTAGTGCGCGATCGCGACAAAGATGCCGGTGGGGAACGTCAACTAGTCTACATCCCCTTTGAAGATGATGAAGCTCTCATGGTCTTAAAGGTCACTTGTCCCTCCACCGGACACATTCACATCCTCCGTGTCCCTCCCCAGATGCAGAGTTGCCATCAAGCAGCAGCATGGGTGGCTGGTTTTAACAACCCAGACGACTATCACCCCCTAATAGAGGCTTGATTGGGTGAAAAAGACGCGATAAATCGCGTCTCTAAAGTTGGTTTATTTGTCGCTTTCTTTATGCAAATTGGTATCAAAAACAGCTTGCCTTAACCAAGAAACTCCCTAGCCAAACTTGATATTACACTCCTAAATCCCTACGGGCAACGTGGATGAATACCGCCTTGAGTGCAAATGTAAGCTAGTTGTTTGCCATCCAGATTTTTAGCCTGAGAAAAATCTACCCCTTTAACTACCGCAGATACAGAACCTAATTCTGGGGTTTGTACGAATTGGTCTGCTGGGTCTTGTTTGTTGGGTGTGAGAATTGTGTCTTTAAAATCAGCACCGGCGACATTAGCTCCCCGCAAATCGACCAAACTTAAATCAGCATTGCGTAGGTTAGCGTTTTCTAGTTGAGCAGAGCGTAAGATTGCCCCTGTCATGCGAGTGGCGCTGAGGTCAGCATTGCTGAGATTTGCCCGTTCTAAATCAGCGCCGGAGAGGTCGGAACTTTGCCAATCAGTTTTAGTTAAGTTGGCAAAGGATAATTGAGCGCCTATGGCGATAACTCGACTAAGACGCGCACCGTAGAGGTTGGCTTCTTGTAATTTAGCATCACCTAAATCAGCCCCTGTCAAGCTGGCATTTTCTAAAACTGTACCCCGCAAATCAGCTCCTACTAATTGGGCGCTGCTGAGGTTAGCACCAATCAAGCGTGCATTAGATAAATTAGCTCTGTTGAGGGTGGCGCGGCTTAAATCGCTACGAGTCATGAGGACGCGGCTGAGGTTAGCATCAGTGAAATTGGCTTGTTTCATCTGGGCTTGACTTAAATCAGCGATCGCATCATCATAGGTGTCCAAGCGCCCATCATCACCGACACTGCGAAAACGGCTACCCTTAAAACTAGCTTGGTTAAGATTGGCAGATTTGAACTTAATGCCTGATAAATCAATATTGTCTAAAACCAAGTTAAAAAACGAACCACCCACAGTCCCGCTTTGGCCTAGTTGAGTCCGACTCAGGTCAAGGCCTAAAGTTTTACCACCATAAACATTGAGAATTTTATTAATTGTCTGCTGGTTAGTTTGTAAACGTTTTTGGCGAACTTCCCGTTCTGGGGATGCGCTACCAACAGAGTCTAATTCTGTCGCCAAAAACTGATTTTTGTTTTGTAATTCGGGGATGGCGGCGGTGCCTACGCTGGTGAGTGCCTGTTGGATGGTATCTATGAGAATAGGGTTAGTTTCCTTCACCATCATGTCCGTCAAAAATTGGATAGATTGGAAATCTTTCAGGCTACCCAAAGCCAAAATTGTCCTCTGACGGTCTTCAATGCTGGCTCCAGACTCAGGACTTAATTGTTTCACTAGTTCCAAGAACTGCTGACTGTTAATTTTCTGCGATTCCCGATTCCCTTGCTGAGTCTGAATATAAACTTGAGTCCCAATTAGAGTAGCTAGTACAGCCGTCATACTGGTGAGGGCAACACCAAATAAGGTGAGGCTGGGGTTTTGCTGCATCCGTCGCCACAAGGAAATCAAGTTACTGTTGTCCGTGGTGATGACTTCTGCTTGGGGATAGCTCATAGCCATTGCCGTTGTGGCTAAGGCAGTATTCCCTTCTTCAGGTTGAGGACTGATACCAGATAAACCTCCTCCACTGGGGGCTAAATCTGGGGATGCTACAGGGCGATTAGCATCGACTACATAAGTACCCGCCAACCAATCATGTAAGGCTTTCCGTCCCCGACGGGCGGGTAAAGCCAAAGCCTCACCTATGACCATTAACACTGCCAATGATGTAAACAAGCCCAAATTGGGAAAAGCAAAACTGTAGCGCCACAGAATGTAAGCAACAGACATGGGTACAGTCCAACGACCAATACCTTCACGGACGACAACGGCGGCTAAACCTGGGGGAGTACCTTCTTCATTGACTACCTTCACCCCAAACCAACGCTTAGGCAGAGTACTACCCGTTTTTGCTAGTAAGTATAATTGCCACCAAGAAAGAGCTGTGGGTGCTAACAAAGCTAACATCCATAGGTAGTTAGTCGGCCAAGCTACATTTCGTACACCATAGTCTGCCGGTAATGCCAAAGGTCTGGCGATCGCTCTTTCTACAACTACTAATCCTGGGTTGAGGGGTTCTCGATTAATATCACTTCTGGAATTGATATACGCCCCTAGACCAAAAGGAACCAAACCGGTGGCAGCCAATAAGGTAATTTCCGTTGCCCAAGCGGCCAAGCGCCTTGTAGCTAGGGGTAGTGAATTGGGTGTTGCTAAATTTTTGCTTGGTGGATTATTACTTTTTTTAACAATTGGAGTCGTCATTTTTAGATAATTCCCTTTAAGTTTATTCTTTTGCCGCATTCCGGCATCATTAACATAAGACTATTGCTTATTTTGAGAATTGCCAGATACCAAAAATTTGTATCCAAGATACACTAACCCGGCTAACAGCGCCAAAGATATTGCCGATACAACGACTTTTAACACCATTTGGGCGATCGCTATGCCTAATACTACCGACACACCCACAACTATGAGCTTTTTTGTCCCGGATAAGCCATTAAACCAGAGTTGTAATTT contains:
- a CDS encoding ABC exporter membrane fusion protein; protein product: MQNSKLDRSISPQSILRPAIFLACFASFVAIGISFYIGLNFREASNQKVQAPGALLPELKTVTALGRIEPKGKVIKLSATTSSEGSRVEQLLVKEGDRVKPGQLIAILDSRDRLEAALKEAQEQVKVAQANLNRTQAGAKGGEIAAQQATIAKLEAEGRGNIAAQLATVARLQAEVKNATAENQRYQALYQQGAVSASEGDRKRLNLETAQKTLQEAQADLQRIQTTSQQQLQQAKATLTQITEVRGVDVEAAKAEVNRAIAAVNQAKVHLQQAYVRWPKELGGSSPQDAQVFEIHTHPGELVSTDGIVDIGQTNQMYVVAEVYESDISRVKPGQKVRIIGDYLPVEMQGTVERKGLQIRRQNVVNTDPASNIDNRVVEVHIRLDPTSSQKAADLTNMQIKAVIEL
- a CDS encoding TetR/AcrR family transcriptional regulator, which produces MARPKIGETDRSNSTDKVEKILQGAMQEFLAHGYAATSMDKVAEAAGVSKATVYSHFQDKEGLFKALIEKLAKKRFQKILGTQALQGEPYIVLRRLAKTALHQMIDDPEYQSFERLLIGESARFPGLAQIFIGSIAKPAIETISKYIASRPELNIPDPEATARILIGSLVHFVMTQEIMHGKDIMPMESDRLIDALTHLIINCAE
- a CDS encoding DUF6745 domain-containing protein, whose protein sequence is MLNMMSGGRIPKKRSPQPPQENHQPVSPQLGRKLILEHRAWEGIRVLGHLDLSGATELYNLPENLTCESLDISGCVNLVNLPPGLHVTRWIELAGSGITSLGVGHGFVLRWRGVEVNDYIAFESQSITGQDILKIENVELRRVLIERLGYETFLQQVGGLVRDRDKDAGGERQLVYIPFEDDEALMVLKVTCPSTGHIHILRVPPQMQSCHQAAAWVAGFNNPDDYHPLIEA
- the hglK gene encoding heterocyst-specific glycolipids-directing protein HglK, coding for MTTPIVKKSNNPPSKNLATPNSLPLATRRLAAWATEITLLAATGLVPFGLGAYINSRSDINREPLNPGLVVVERAIARPLALPADYGVRNVAWPTNYLWMLALLAPTALSWWQLYLLAKTGSTLPKRWFGVKVVNEEGTPPGLAAVVVREGIGRWTVPMSVAYILWRYSFAFPNLGLFTSLAVLMVIGEALALPARRGRKALHDWLAGTYVVDANRPVASPDLAPSGGGLSGISPQPEEGNTALATTAMAMSYPQAEVITTDNSNLISLWRRMQQNPSLTLFGVALTSMTAVLATLIGTQVYIQTQQGNRESQKINSQQFLELVKQLSPESGASIEDRQRTILALGSLKDFQSIQFLTDMMVKETNPILIDTIQQALTSVGTAAIPELQNKNQFLATELDSVGSASPEREVRQKRLQTNQQTINKILNVYGGKTLGLDLSRTQLGQSGTVGGSFFNLVLDNIDLSGIKFKSANLNQASFKGSRFRSVGDDGRLDTYDDAIADLSQAQMKQANFTDANLSRVLMTRSDLSRATLNRANLSNARLIGANLSSAQLVGADLRGTVLENASLTGADLGDAKLQEANLYGARLSRVIAIGAQLSFANLTKTDWQSSDLSGADLERANLSNADLSATRMTGAILRSAQLENANLRNADLSLVDLRGANVAGADFKDTILTPNKQDPADQFVQTPELGSVSAVVKGVDFSQAKNLDGKQLAYICTQGGIHPRCP